A region of Candidatus Neomarinimicrobiota bacterium DNA encodes the following proteins:
- a CDS encoding TatD family hydrolase, producing the protein MLIDTHCHLNLPPLIEDIDEVISRAIDSGVQKIICPGIDMQTSVKALDLSERYDIVYPACGIHPHDSGRLKSGWEKELEQLAGDDRFVAIGETGLDFYRNYSTVKDQKKAFMFQLELAREFGKPVIVHNRKADAEIEKIVKEVGYFKLVFHCYSSDLYFTKKFLEYDVFFSFTGSITYGRKKTMEVLDLLPIDRIMVETDAPYIIPAGVKVEYNEPKNVVYVAKRLAEYKGIPYEEVCHFTTQNAIEFFHLK; encoded by the coding sequence ATGTTAATAGACACGCACTGTCATCTAAATTTACCGCCCTTGATTGAAGATATAGACGAGGTTATAAGTAGGGCTATAGATAGTGGTGTACAGAAGATTATTTGTCCTGGTATTGATATGCAGACTTCTGTTAAAGCATTGGATTTATCAGAAAGGTATGATATTGTTTATCCTGCCTGTGGTATTCATCCTCATGACTCGGGAAGGTTGAAGTCCGGTTGGGAAAAGGAGCTTGAGCAGTTAGCCGGTGATGATAGATTTGTTGCAATCGGTGAAACAGGTCTTGATTTTTATAGAAATTATTCTACTGTTAAAGACCAGAAGAAAGCTTTCATGTTTCAATTAGAGCTGGCAAGGGAATTTGGTAAACCAGTTATAGTTCATAATAGAAAAGCTGATGCGGAGATTGAAAAAATTGTGAAAGAGGTTGGCTATTTTAAACTTGTTTTTCACTGCTATTCTTCGGATTTATACTTTACTAAAAAGTTTCTGGAATATGATGTATTTTTTTCTTTTACGGGTAGTATTACCTACGGTAGAAAGAAGACAATGGAAGTGTTAGATTTATTACCAATTGATCGTATTATGGTAGAGACAGACGCACCATATATAATACCTGCTGGTGTTAAGGTGGAATATAATGAGCCTAAAAATGTGGTTTATGTTGCCAAAAGACTTGCTGAATATAAAGGGATACCTTACGAGGAGGTATGCCATTTTACTACTCAAAATGCAATTGAATTTTTCCACCTAAAATGA
- the metG gene encoding methionine--tRNA ligase, with translation MRQNKFYVTTPIYYVNDKPHIGHAYTTILADVLSRFYRMMGYKTFFLTGTDEHGQKVQEAAKEGGISPQIHCDRMVIHFQEAWKKLNIQYDFFIRTTIDFHKKVVQDVLQELYDKGEIYQGEYGGYYCVGCERFYTNKELVDGLCPQHLVAPEYIKEKNYFFKMSKYQKWLIDYIKANPQFIQPETRRNEVLGFLKNPLEDLCISRPKKRLEWGIELPFDKDYVTYVWFDALLNYISAIGYKIDNEKFNKWWPADYHLIGKDIVTTHCVYWPTILKAIGLPMPRTIFAHGWWLIDETKMSKSLKNIVKPLDIADKYGVDALRYFLIREMVLGQDANFSEELFISRYNSDLANDLGNLVNRIFTLISRHYEGKVPDDSYVTDEEQLLKEKCIEMTSAVFHKIKELKLNEAVDIIMTYIRYINKYLEIRSPWHLVKINLDEAGTVLYYALEGLRISAEMLSPVMPEKMKKLLDTIPTRSGSNATDWGRLAVGDRLDKVGQLFPRIVEEVKEEQKSGEKGTEMEYITIDDFKKVKLVTAQVLEAEKVKDTDKLLKLKIDTGNQVKLIVAGIAKYYTPDSLVGKNVVIVDNLKPVKIRGIESQGMLLAASRDDKLTILTTLEDIDPGTEIS, from the coding sequence ATGAGGCAGAATAAATTCTATGTTACGACTCCAATATACTATGTAAATGATAAGCCTCATATAGGTCATGCATACACTACTATATTAGCTGATGTATTGTCACGATTTTACAGAATGATGGGTTATAAAACCTTCTTTCTAACTGGTACGGATGAGCATGGTCAGAAGGTACAGGAAGCAGCGAAAGAAGGTGGCATTAGTCCTCAGATCCATTGCGATAGGATGGTGATTCATTTCCAGGAAGCATGGAAAAAGCTCAACATTCAGTATGATTTTTTTATAAGGACTACAATTGATTTTCATAAAAAAGTTGTACAGGATGTGTTGCAGGAATTATATGATAAAGGGGAGATATATCAGGGTGAGTATGGGGGATATTATTGCGTCGGGTGTGAGAGATTTTATACCAATAAAGAGCTTGTAGACGGATTATGCCCTCAACATTTAGTAGCTCCTGAGTATATTAAAGAGAAAAACTACTTTTTTAAAATGAGTAAGTATCAAAAATGGCTTATTGATTATATAAAAGCCAACCCACAGTTTATTCAGCCTGAGACAAGGAGAAATGAAGTTTTAGGATTTTTAAAGAATCCTCTGGAGGATTTATGTATTTCTCGTCCAAAGAAGAGGCTGGAATGGGGTATAGAATTACCATTTGATAAAGATTATGTCACTTATGTATGGTTTGACGCTTTACTAAATTATATATCTGCGATAGGTTATAAGATTGATAATGAAAAATTCAATAAATGGTGGCCCGCTGATTATCACCTTATAGGGAAGGATATTGTTACGACACATTGTGTATATTGGCCAACTATTTTGAAAGCTATAGGTCTCCCAATGCCTCGCACGATCTTTGCTCATGGATGGTGGCTTATTGATGAGACTAAAATGTCCAAATCACTGAAAAATATAGTTAAACCTCTCGATATAGCAGATAAATACGGTGTTGATGCCCTTAGATATTTTCTAATAAGAGAAATGGTTTTGGGGCAGGATGCGAATTTTAGTGAAGAACTTTTCATCTCAAGATATAATTCTGACCTCGCGAATGATCTTGGAAATCTTGTTAATAGAATTTTTACATTGATATCAAGACACTATGAAGGTAAAGTTCCGGATGACTCATATGTGACAGATGAAGAACAGCTTTTAAAGGAAAAGTGTATAGAAATGACTAGTGCGGTTTTTCATAAAATAAAAGAATTAAAGTTGAATGAAGCGGTAGATATTATTATGACATATATAAGATATATAAACAAGTATCTTGAAATTCGAAGCCCATGGCATCTTGTTAAAATTAATCTTGATGAGGCAGGGACAGTTCTATATTATGCACTGGAGGGATTAAGAATTTCAGCGGAAATGTTATCCCCTGTTATGCCTGAAAAAATGAAGAAGTTATTAGATACTATTCCTACACGTTCAGGTTCCAATGCTACAGATTGGGGAAGATTGGCAGTAGGTGATAGACTTGATAAGGTGGGACAACTATTCCCGAGAATAGTTGAAGAAGTTAAAGAGGAACAGAAAAGCGGTGAAAAAGGGACTGAAATGGAATACATCACAATAGACGATTTTAAAAAAGTTAAATTAGTTACTGCACAAGTTTTGGAAGCGGAAAAAGTGAAGGATACAGACAAGCTTTTGAAACTTAAAATCGATACTGGTAACCAGGTGAAGCTAATAGTTGCTGGAATTGCAAAATATTATACCCCTGATTCACTAGTTGGTAAAAATGTTGTGATAGTCGATAATTTAAAGCCGGTAAAAATTAGAGGAATAGAGAGTCAGGGAATGTTGCTTGCTGCCAGCAGAGATGATAAGCTGACTATCTTGACTACTCTTGAGGATATAGATCCTGGAACGGAAATTAGTTGA
- a CDS encoding peptidoglycan DD-metalloendopeptidase family protein, giving the protein MKNKVVMVALLLISSLEVFAQLTDKEIRAIDNQIKVREQELERVKKELKQFRKKLESERLKERDLLSKLADTEKEIMIIQKVLRELREGQKRCEIEIQRSRLVINELKYKLDKLKENFAKRVVYLYKNGRTHDLSLILSSNSINQAIYRYKYLNILAEIDRRNINEIKDNITKLDKRKIVLEKELEQREKIIKEKERYQNRIRKIKRSRERQLAQARRNKKYLASKVKEKEKAIKELQNLIADLEKERDKRQKEIDRQREIAGVREKEPFYSMKGSLIWPVEGEIIGRFGLHKHPRLKTITENPGIDIRARKGAPVRAVLDGVVTTITYIRGYGNTIIIDHGSGFYTVYTHVDEVYVAEGQYIRIGTVIASVGDTGSLEGALLHFEVWKNKTKLNPEEWLARKT; this is encoded by the coding sequence ATGAAAAACAAAGTTGTAATGGTTGCATTACTATTAATCTCGAGTCTGGAGGTTTTTGCTCAATTAACTGATAAAGAAATAAGAGCGATTGATAACCAGATAAAGGTACGAGAGCAGGAGCTTGAGAGAGTGAAAAAAGAGCTTAAGCAGTTCAGGAAGAAACTTGAATCTGAAAGACTAAAAGAAAGAGATTTGTTGTCTAAATTAGCGGATACTGAAAAAGAGATAATGATCATACAAAAGGTTCTGCGTGAGCTAAGGGAAGGACAAAAAAGGTGCGAAATTGAAATTCAAAGGTCGAGGTTGGTAATTAATGAGCTGAAGTATAAGCTTGATAAGCTAAAGGAGAATTTTGCGAAAAGGGTGGTTTATCTATATAAGAATGGCAGGACTCACGACTTGAGTTTAATCTTAAGTTCTAATTCGATAAATCAGGCTATTTATCGTTATAAATATCTCAATATACTTGCTGAAATTGATAGAAGAAACATAAATGAAATAAAGGATAACATTACCAAATTAGATAAAAGGAAAATTGTTTTAGAAAAGGAGCTTGAGCAGAGGGAAAAAATTATAAAAGAGAAAGAGAGGTATCAGAATAGAATCAGAAAGATTAAAAGGAGCAGAGAGAGACAGCTGGCTCAGGCAAGGAGAAATAAGAAATATTTAGCTTCAAAAGTTAAAGAAAAGGAAAAAGCAATAAAGGAATTACAGAATCTTATAGCTGATCTTGAAAAGGAAAGAGATAAAAGGCAGAAGGAAATTGATCGTCAAAGAGAGATTGCTGGAGTACGAGAGAAAGAGCCTTTCTATAGTATGAAAGGGAGCCTCATTTGGCCTGTTGAAGGTGAAATCATTGGAAGGTTCGGATTACATAAACACCCAAGGTTAAAGACCATAACTGAAAATCCGGGTATTGATATAAGAGCGAGAAAGGGTGCCCCAGTAAGAGCTGTTCTCGATGGTGTTGTAACAACCATTACATATATCAGAGGGTATGGAAATACCATAATAATTGATCATGGATCAGGATTTTACACGGTCTACACTCATGTAGACGAAGTATATGTGGCTGAGGGACAATATATTCGAATAGGTACAGTAATTGCATCTGTTGGTGATACTGGTTCACTCGAAGGTGCGTTATTACACTTTGAGGTATGGAAAAATAAGACGAAGCTAAATCCAGAAGAGTGGTTAGCTAGAAAGACATGA
- a CDS encoding cyclic nucleotide-binding domain-containing protein yields METIWESILKTEKSNEEDSLSILKKIPLFNNLSNKELKEVEKIMYYRHFRENEHIFHQGDPGLGMYIIVKGMVKIIDEKAETGKNIIAILNKGDFFGELSLLAEEPRSASAISSEESAILGFFRPDFLDLLKRKPKLGNKILLNLANIIGERLKKTNQLLIEERKKSGKI; encoded by the coding sequence ATGGAAACAATCTGGGAATCAATTTTAAAAACTGAAAAATCAAATGAAGAAGACTCCCTTTCGATCCTCAAAAAAATTCCACTTTTTAACAATCTATCGAACAAAGAATTAAAGGAAGTTGAAAAGATTATGTACTACCGCCATTTCAGAGAAAATGAGCATATCTTTCATCAAGGAGACCCAGGACTTGGAATGTACATAATCGTAAAAGGAATGGTAAAAATTATCGATGAAAAAGCTGAAACAGGCAAAAACATTATAGCAATTTTAAATAAAGGAGATTTTTTTGGTGAACTTTCACTCCTTGCGGAAGAACCAAGAAGTGCATCCGCAATCTCCAGTGAAGAATCGGCAATATTGGGATTTTTCCGCCCTGATTTTCTTGATCTATTAAAAAGAAAGCCTAAACTCGGTAATAAAATATTACTTAATCTTGCTAATATCATAGGGGAACGATTAAAAAAAACCAATCAACTTTTAATTGAGGAAAGAAAAAAATCTGGGAAAATTTGA
- a CDS encoding AI-2E family transporter, translating to MNNGNPTEKFYQFLTRIIIVVLTFVAIYLIFPYTKTFIVILIISWLLSLLFGPIVDYFESISISRTAGSIIVILFIIAATAFSLSFLIPVIIKSIEAIIGKLQGNTISIFRIKLEEFFTRYFNKPEMADEIISKVNNYSVQLLSSSLSALKNIGSLIATAVIIPFVTFFLMKDSRKFKKALISQIPNKYFELSLNVMHKIGDQVSSYLRGQAIDALLVGILSTIGLFIVNIFLNNPVPYFIFVGMLAGLANLIPYLGPVVGAIPALVIAIITNPPNLLMVLIWIVIAFILVQLIDNTIISPLVVSKSVNMHPLTVVAAVLIGSKLAGPLGMLFAVPFVGVVKVMISEISWGIKNYQSI from the coding sequence ATGAACAATGGAAATCCAACTGAAAAATTTTATCAATTTTTAACAAGAATAATAATCGTAGTTCTTACTTTCGTAGCTATTTATTTAATATTTCCATATACAAAAACTTTCATAGTAATACTTATTATTTCATGGTTATTGAGCTTGTTATTCGGTCCAATTGTTGATTATTTTGAAAGCATCAGTATATCAAGAACAGCTGGTTCAATAATAGTCATCTTGTTTATAATAGCTGCTACAGCTTTCTCACTAAGTTTTTTAATACCGGTTATTATAAAATCAATAGAAGCTATTATTGGAAAGTTGCAGGGAAATACCATTTCTATTTTTAGAATAAAGTTAGAAGAATTTTTCACTCGCTATTTTAACAAACCAGAGATGGCCGATGAAATTATATCCAAGGTGAATAATTACTCTGTCCAGCTTTTATCATCTTCCCTAAGTGCTTTAAAAAATATCGGTTCCCTTATAGCAACGGCCGTAATAATACCATTTGTAACTTTTTTCTTAATGAAAGATTCAAGAAAATTTAAAAAGGCATTAATATCTCAGATACCCAATAAATATTTTGAATTGAGCCTGAACGTAATGCATAAAATTGGGGATCAGGTATCAAGCTATCTTCGTGGGCAGGCTATCGATGCATTGCTCGTTGGTATTCTTTCAACTATAGGTCTATTTATTGTCAATATATTCCTGAATAATCCAGTTCCATACTTTATTTTTGTTGGGATGCTTGCAGGACTTGCTAACCTCATTCCCTATTTAGGACCTGTCGTTGGAGCCATTCCAGCTCTCGTAATTGCGATAATAACAAATCCACCAAATCTATTAATGGTTCTAATATGGATTGTTATAGCATTTATTTTAGTTCAGCTGATAGACAATACCATAATATCACCCCTTGTTGTATCTAAAAGCGTTAATATGCATCCCCTTACTGTTGTGGCGGCGGTCCTTATAGGCAGTAAACTAGCAGGTCCCCTAGGAATGCTTTTTGCCGTTCCTTTCGTCGGCGTTGTTAAAGTAATGATTTCAGAAATTTCCTGGGGTATAAAAAACTACCAATCTATTTAA
- a CDS encoding SagB/ThcOx family dehydrogenase — MRLNFCSLLIISIFVSIAFSKAPEIIKLNPPDMKKGSLTMEAFKLRKSTREFDTKDLSLQDLSDLLWAANGVNRPEEKKRTAPSAINAQDIDIYVVTKEAVYLYNAFENQLEKITDGDYRNIVAGRQENMAVAPVFLVLVSDLSRFRFGDESTKLTWAAMDAGIVSQNISIFCASRNLATVPRATMDKDKLRKILKLKDSQKLMLNHPVSYMK, encoded by the coding sequence ATGAGGTTAAATTTTTGCTCATTGCTAATTATATCCATATTTGTATCAATTGCATTTTCTAAAGCACCAGAAATCATCAAACTAAACCCACCCGATATGAAGAAAGGAAGTTTAACAATGGAAGCATTCAAATTAAGAAAATCTACAAGAGAATTTGACACAAAGGATTTAAGCCTTCAGGATCTATCAGATCTTCTCTGGGCTGCCAACGGGGTAAATCGCCCTGAAGAGAAAAAACGTACTGCACCATCTGCAATCAATGCGCAGGATATAGACATATATGTAGTCACAAAAGAAGCAGTATATCTCTATAATGCTTTTGAAAATCAATTAGAAAAGATTACTGATGGTGATTACAGGAACATTGTTGCTGGAAGACAGGAAAATATGGCTGTAGCTCCGGTGTTTCTCGTACTTGTATCCGACTTATCAAGATTTAGGTTTGGAGATGAATCAACGAAATTAACCTGGGCAGCGATGGATGCGGGAATTGTATCCCAGAATATATCGATCTTTTGTGCATCCAGAAACCTTGCAACTGTACCAAGAGCGACAATGGACAAAGATAAACTAAGAAAAATATTGAAACTAAAAGATTCACAAAAGCTAATGCTAAATCATCCTGTGTCGTATATGAAATAA
- a CDS encoding DUF1295 domain-containing protein: MDSLVTKLIWIWIALGAVVFFVLLFKYTAPYGKFYRGRRSAGLPSRVAWFLMELPSLVIPVLFIIVFKENINFYILLVSGLWIAHYFYRSLVFPLMIKNRRNVSPAIVGLGILFNIINSFFNFYLLCSSNNEPVLVNKIPGVILFIVGFYIHFKSDKILIGLRGYREYGYKVPQGFLFRYVSCPNYFGEILEWFGWFLIVSNVAGFSFFFWTVINLLPRALSSHKWYKENFENYPENRKALIPFLI; the protein is encoded by the coding sequence ATGGATAGTTTAGTTACTAAGCTGATCTGGATATGGATTGCTTTGGGGGCAGTTGTCTTTTTTGTGCTGCTTTTCAAATATACTGCTCCTTATGGGAAGTTTTATCGGGGAAGAAGAAGTGCAGGCTTACCTTCCAGAGTTGCCTGGTTTCTAATGGAGTTGCCATCATTGGTTATTCCTGTTTTATTTATTATAGTGTTCAAAGAGAATATAAATTTTTACATCTTATTAGTATCAGGTTTGTGGATAGCGCACTATTTTTACAGATCGCTTGTATTTCCACTGATGATAAAAAATAGAAGGAATGTTTCTCCAGCAATTGTGGGTTTAGGGATATTGTTTAATATCATAAATTCATTTTTCAATTTTTACCTGCTTTGCTCAAGCAATAACGAGCCCGTCCTTGTGAATAAAATTCCGGGGGTCATCCTTTTCATTGTTGGTTTCTACATCCATTTCAAATCTGATAAAATACTTATTGGGTTGAGGGGATATAGAGAATACGGCTACAAGGTCCCGCAAGGTTTTTTATTCAGATATGTATCGTGTCCGAACTACTTTGGTGAAATTCTGGAGTGGTTTGGTTGGTTTTTGATTGTTTCGAATGTGGCAGGCTTTTCCTTCTTTTTCTGGACGGTTATTAACCTGCTACCGAGGGCTTTGTCCAGTCATAAATGGTATAAGGAAAACTTTGAGAATTATCCTGAAAATAGAAAAGCTCTTATTCCCTTTTTGATCTAA
- a CDS encoding NAD-dependent epimerase/dehydratase family protein codes for MGVVVAVTGASGHVGVNLVAKLLESGFKVRALVHKSMLGLDGIGCEIARIDVLNKKSLVDALKGVDIVIHTAATITVTKSKGEYVKKVNVEGTKNLLEAIRKTHVEKLIYFSSIHAFDYKNYDVITESTGLIEGGNYPDYDKSKAEATKIVRNFQRGHDFDVNIVYPTAIIGPADWRPSFIGRFLISLYKGHFPALVKGGFDWVDVRDVVEYTVKLVERDYNGQEFIFSGEFLSVKELAQLWGDVSNIKVPRFCFPITFAEIGGFFNEFWHSVFNGKELIFTRESLKALKWKNRIDNSKTKEILRYKHTPIRKTIEDLFKWFKDKGFLNG; via the coding sequence GTGGGAGTAGTTGTTGCCGTTACAGGGGCATCTGGACATGTTGGAGTAAATCTGGTGGCTAAGCTTCTGGAATCTGGCTTTAAAGTAAGAGCCTTAGTGCATAAATCCATGCTTGGACTCGATGGGATTGGTTGTGAGATAGCAAGAATAGATGTTCTTAATAAGAAAAGTCTGGTTGATGCACTAAAGGGCGTTGATATAGTAATTCATACTGCGGCTACTATAACTGTCACGAAAAGCAAAGGCGAATATGTAAAAAAAGTAAATGTAGAGGGGACCAAGAACCTTCTCGAAGCAATAAGAAAAACCCACGTAGAAAAATTAATCTATTTTTCCTCCATCCACGCTTTTGATTATAAGAATTATGATGTGATAACAGAGTCTACAGGTTTGATAGAGGGAGGTAATTACCCCGATTATGACAAAAGTAAGGCTGAAGCTACAAAAATAGTTAGAAACTTTCAGAGAGGACATGATTTTGATGTGAATATTGTTTATCCAACAGCTATAATTGGTCCAGCAGATTGGAGGCCATCCTTCATTGGTCGGTTTCTAATTTCTCTTTATAAAGGCCACTTTCCGGCCCTGGTAAAAGGGGGATTTGATTGGGTTGACGTGAGGGATGTTGTAGAGTATACTGTCAAGCTGGTGGAGAGAGATTATAATGGGCAGGAGTTCATCTTCTCCGGAGAATTTCTATCTGTCAAAGAATTAGCTCAGTTGTGGGGAGATGTTAGCAATATTAAAGTGCCCAGATTTTGCTTTCCAATTACCTTTGCGGAGATTGGCGGTTTTTTCAATGAATTCTGGCATTCGGTTTTTAATGGGAAAGAACTGATTTTCACGCGAGAATCATTGAAAGCGTTGAAATGGAAAAACCGCATAGATAATAGTAAAACAAAAGAAATTCTCAGATATAAACATACGCCTATAAGAAAAACTATTGAGGATTTATTTAAATGGTTCAAAGACAAAGGGTTTCTAAATGGATAG
- a CDS encoding ATP-dependent Clp protease proteolytic subunit has protein sequence MSGNNHIGKELIEKIEEKRKSKVIVYFTGDRHPFGSRIAEDAVRPLYDHLLNLEFNENDKRIDIFLYSRGGDVSVPWRIVSMIREFCDEFNVLIPYRAQSAATLLSMGADNIVMGKKAELGPIDPTLVKATIGETAVPPQEIAVEDVSSFLSFIKERANINDQDAVANILNSLINQIGPLTLGSVNRQHHHIRLVARKLLTSRQEKLDEEKISTIIETLTEKIYSHGHAIGRREAKDIGLPVEYPEEKLENLMWELYLKYEDFLKLREPIHPELILKDKYQCQIENMPIAIIESAKKLHIFKTNIELNKERNIPPNPQMNINLGLQLPAGVNIQEIPQQVQQILNQLLNQVSQMIPGIVQQEIERQSPVIGIKGRALGGKWIEEI, from the coding sequence ATGTCAGGAAATAATCACATCGGTAAGGAATTGATAGAGAAAATAGAAGAAAAACGAAAAAGTAAAGTAATAGTGTATTTCACAGGGGACAGACATCCTTTTGGGTCACGTATTGCAGAAGACGCCGTGAGGCCATTGTATGATCATTTATTAAATTTAGAATTTAATGAAAATGATAAACGAATAGATATTTTTCTATATAGTAGGGGTGGAGATGTCAGTGTACCTTGGAGAATTGTAAGTATGATAAGAGAGTTCTGTGATGAATTTAACGTGTTGATACCCTACAGGGCGCAAAGTGCTGCTACTTTGTTATCTATGGGTGCAGATAATATAGTAATGGGGAAGAAAGCAGAATTAGGTCCGATTGATCCAACATTAGTTAAGGCTACGATAGGTGAAACTGCAGTGCCACCCCAGGAAATTGCTGTTGAAGATGTCAGTTCATTTTTATCATTTATAAAAGAACGAGCAAACATTAATGACCAAGACGCCGTGGCAAATATATTAAATTCACTGATCAACCAAATAGGCCCTCTGACATTGGGAAGTGTAAATAGACAACATCATCATATTAGACTTGTTGCTCGAAAACTTCTAACTTCACGACAAGAGAAACTTGATGAGGAGAAAATATCCACGATTATAGAAACATTAACGGAGAAGATCTACTCTCATGGGCACGCAATAGGGAGGCGTGAGGCAAAAGATATTGGCCTTCCTGTGGAATATCCGGAGGAAAAACTTGAAAATCTAATGTGGGAATTATATTTAAAATATGAGGACTTCTTAAAACTCAGAGAACCAATACATCCGGAGCTCATCCTCAAGGATAAGTATCAGTGTCAAATAGAAAATATGCCTATAGCGATTATCGAAAGTGCCAAAAAGCTCCATATCTTCAAAACAAATATTGAATTAAATAAAGAGAGAAATATACCACCAAATCCACAAATGAACATAAACTTGGGTTTGCAGCTACCGGCAGGTGTAAATATTCAGGAAATACCTCAACAAGTACAGCAAATTTTAAATCAACTATTAAATCAGGTATCACAGATGATACCAGGCATTGTTCAGCAGGAAATAGAGAGACAGTCTCCAGTTATAGGAATAAAAGGAAGAGCATTAGGGGGTAAATGGATTGAAGAGATATAA
- a CDS encoding nucleotide sugar dehydrogenase, which yields MELEKKIKSKKAKFGVVGLGYVGLPLAIEFAKEGFSVIGIDVSREKVDKLNKGENYIIDVNDSDLKLAIEKKLFRATTDYSVIEDIDAISICVPTPLRKTKDPDVSYIIAATEEIAKYIHRDLIIVLESTTYPGTTRELVLPMLEKSGLKVGKDFYLAFSPERVDPGNPIYKTKNTPKVLGGITKSCTEMAKLLYEQIIEKVVPVSCTESAEMVKLLENTFRSINIGLVNEMALMCDRLGVDVWEIIEAAGTKPFGFMKFYPGPGLGGHCIPIDPFYLSWKMKLLNYNPKFIELAGEINSSMPEYVVTLVADGLNLKGKPINGSKILIIGVSYKRDVDDTRESPALDVMKLLEARGASLEYHDPYVGKFILDGKDLRSVDIDEDKLKSYDAVVIITDHSNIDYQMIQKYSSIVIDTRNAIKGKYSNVIKLGARGLIAYK from the coding sequence ATGGAATTAGAGAAAAAAATTAAAAGCAAAAAAGCAAAATTCGGAGTAGTAGGTCTTGGATATGTGGGACTTCCCCTTGCAATTGAATTTGCGAAGGAGGGATTTAGTGTTATTGGTATTGATGTATCAAGAGAGAAAGTGGATAAACTTAATAAAGGTGAGAATTATATAATTGATGTCAATGACAGTGATTTAAAATTGGCAATTGAAAAAAAGCTTTTTAGGGCTACCACTGATTATAGTGTGATAGAGGATATTGATGCAATTTCAATTTGTGTGCCTACTCCACTGAGAAAGACTAAGGATCCTGATGTCTCATATATAATAGCTGCTACTGAAGAAATTGCTAAGTATATCCACAGAGATTTGATAATCGTTCTGGAAAGTACAACTTATCCTGGTACGACACGGGAGCTTGTCTTACCAATGCTTGAAAAAAGTGGATTGAAAGTTGGTAAAGATTTTTACCTTGCTTTTTCACCTGAAAGGGTTGATCCAGGCAACCCGATTTACAAGACTAAAAATACCCCAAAAGTTTTAGGTGGTATTACAAAAAGTTGTACAGAAATGGCAAAATTGCTTTATGAGCAAATTATTGAAAAAGTGGTACCTGTTTCATGTACAGAATCAGCTGAAATGGTGAAATTGCTTGAAAACACATTCCGCTCTATAAATATTGGACTCGTTAATGAAATGGCACTGATGTGTGATAGGTTGGGTGTTGACGTATGGGAGATAATTGAGGCGGCGGGGACAAAGCCATTCGGTTTTATGAAATTTTATCCAGGTCCTGGACTGGGTGGTCATTGTATTCCAATTGATCCTTTTTACTTAAGTTGGAAAATGAAGCTGTTAAATTATAATCCAAAATTTATAGAACTGGCTGGTGAGATAAATTCATCAATGCCAGAATATGTTGTGACATTAGTTGCCGATGGTTTGAATTTAAAGGGTAAGCCAATAAATGGTTCGAAAATACTGATAATTGGCGTGTCTTATAAGAGAGATGTTGATGATACAAGGGAGTCTCCTGCGCTTGATGTTATGAAACTTCTTGAAGCAAGAGGTGCTTCCTTAGAATATCATGATCCATATGTAGGGAAATTTATTTTAGATGGAAAGGATTTAAGATCAGTTGATATAGATGAGGATAAACTAAAATCATATGATGCTGTGGTAATAATAACTGACCATTCTAATATTGATTACCAGATGATACAAAAGTATAGTTCAATTGTTATAGATACCAGAAATGCTATAAAAGGTAAATACAGCAATGTAATAAAACTCGGTGCAAGAGGTTTAATAGCTTATAAATGA